A single window of Pontibacillus chungwhensis DNA harbors:
- a CDS encoding chromate transporter — protein sequence MILWKIFLAFFIPGILGYGGGPASIPLVENEVVKRYGWLTVNEFSEVLAMGNALPGPIATKMAGYIGFQEAGVAGATVGIFATVAPSLILMIALLSILYKYKDSPKVKRMTMYIRPTIAVLLGLIAFRFFLSSYEGGGVWNTAFLVIVSFLLLERWKVHPAFVIAGALGYGALFMA from the coding sequence ATGATCCTATGGAAAATCTTTTTAGCCTTTTTTATACCAGGTATATTAGGTTACGGTGGTGGGCCTGCTTCCATTCCGCTAGTGGAAAACGAGGTCGTGAAGCGGTATGGGTGGTTAACGGTAAATGAATTTAGTGAGGTCTTGGCTATGGGAAATGCCCTGCCTGGTCCTATTGCAACAAAGATGGCTGGCTATATTGGGTTCCAAGAAGCAGGAGTAGCAGGGGCTACTGTAGGAATTTTTGCAACTGTGGCCCCTTCTTTGATTTTAATGATTGCTCTCTTAAGTATTCTATATAAATACAAAGATTCTCCAAAGGTCAAGAGAATGACGATGTACATTCGCCCGACGATTGCCGTTTTGCTAGGTTTAATAGCCTTTCGATTTTTCCTGAGTTCTTACGAAGGAGGAGGTGTCTGGAACACTGCATTTTTAGTGATTGTCAGTTTTCTCTTGTTAGAAAGGTGGAAAGTCCATCCTGCGTTTGTTATTGCAGGGGCACTCGGGTATGGGGCGCTGTTTATGGCATGA
- a CDS encoding gamma-glutamyltransferase family protein, whose protein sequence is MNQDFNSYPYASQRMTTVAQNGMVATSQPLAAQAGLDIMKQGGNAIDAAIATAACLTVVEPTSNGIGGDNFALVWTKGELHGLNASGPSPKDISIDAVKEKGHDEIPAFGWVPVTVPGVPAGWAELSKKFGKLPFKEVLKPAIDYAEGGYPISPVLGKFWKRAYEKFSNTLTDDEFNAWFETFAPNGKAPEIGEVWRSPGHAETLRSIADTHAESFYRGELAEKIDAFSKKYDGFLSKEDLAAYQPEWVKPIHTNYRGYDVWEIPPNGQGLAALMALNTLKGYEFPEKESTESYHKMFEAMKLAFVDAQKYITEEKHMSADVEGLLSEAYADERRALIGDEALTPEPGTPPKGGTVYLATADHEGNMVSFIQSNYMGFGSGLVVPGTGIALQNRGHNFSLDPDHDNSLEGGKRTFHTIIPGFLTKNDQPVGPFGVMGGFMQPQGHVQVVMNTVDFHLNPQAALDAPRWQWMGGKTVTVEPQFPNHIAQSLARKGHDIKVTLDGSGFGRGQIIWRDPDTGVLFGGTEARTDGAIAAW, encoded by the coding sequence ATGAATCAAGATTTTAATTCCTATCCATATGCATCTCAGCGAATGACAACAGTTGCTCAAAACGGCATGGTCGCTACGTCTCAACCATTAGCCGCACAAGCTGGATTAGATATTATGAAGCAGGGTGGAAATGCAATTGATGCTGCCATTGCTACGGCTGCTTGTTTAACCGTTGTGGAGCCGACATCAAACGGGATCGGTGGCGATAACTTTGCCCTTGTATGGACAAAAGGTGAACTGCATGGACTAAATGCCAGTGGACCTTCTCCTAAAGACATTTCAATTGATGCAGTGAAAGAGAAAGGTCATGACGAAATCCCGGCATTCGGCTGGGTTCCTGTAACCGTACCTGGTGTTCCTGCAGGATGGGCAGAGCTATCAAAGAAATTTGGTAAGTTACCATTTAAAGAAGTTCTCAAGCCTGCAATCGATTATGCTGAAGGCGGGTATCCAATCTCACCAGTACTCGGGAAGTTCTGGAAGCGTGCTTATGAAAAGTTTAGCAATACATTAACGGATGATGAATTTAACGCTTGGTTCGAAACATTTGCTCCAAATGGAAAAGCTCCTGAAATTGGGGAAGTTTGGCGTTCACCGGGACATGCAGAAACGCTTCGTTCCATTGCAGACACTCATGCTGAGAGTTTTTATAGAGGAGAACTGGCAGAGAAAATCGATGCTTTCTCCAAAAAATACGATGGTTTCCTCTCAAAGGAAGATTTAGCAGCGTATCAACCAGAATGGGTGAAGCCTATTCATACGAACTATCGTGGTTATGATGTTTGGGAGATTCCACCAAATGGTCAAGGTCTAGCGGCTCTCATGGCATTAAATACATTAAAGGGTTATGAATTCCCTGAGAAAGAATCTACAGAATCTTACCACAAAATGTTTGAAGCGATGAAACTTGCCTTTGTAGATGCCCAAAAGTACATTACGGAAGAGAAGCACATGTCTGCTGATGTAGAAGGACTCCTTTCAGAGGCATATGCCGATGAGCGACGCGCCCTTATTGGGGATGAAGCACTCACGCCTGAACCAGGCACTCCTCCAAAAGGGGGAACTGTTTATCTGGCTACAGCAGACCATGAAGGAAATATGGTGTCGTTTATTCAGAGTAATTATATGGGCTTCGGCTCTGGACTTGTGGTACCAGGCACGGGGATTGCTCTTCAAAACCGGGGGCATAATTTTTCACTTGATCCGGATCATGATAATTCCCTTGAAGGTGGCAAGAGGACTTTTCACACGATTATTCCAGGTTTCTTAACAAAGAATGATCAGCCAGTTGGCCCGTTTGGTGTAATGGGAGGGTTTATGCAACCACAAGGGCACGTTCAGGTGGTCATGAATACAGTGGACTTTCATTTGAACCCACAAGCTGCGCTAGATGCACCGCGCTGGCAATGGATGGGGGGCAAGACTGTAACGGTTGAACCACAGTTCCCGAACCATATTGCGCAAAGCTTGGCGAGAAAAGGGCATGACATAAAGGTCACATTAGACGGCTCAGGGTTTGGTCGTGGCCAGATTATATGGCGTGACCCTGACACAGGCGTGTTGTTTGGTGGAACAGAGGCACGTACAGATGGGGCAATTGCTGCCTGGTAG
- a CDS encoding sensor histidine kinase encodes MKDLKNQIYKNTSLRKSVKVYRKQINKVGGSGLITLSFFTTMIVFSIIAPIAAAITLFMILAFERELDFLKSQNVQVQLEKELQYSEYMQLNQQIQPHFLFNTMNLLLGLARLRRIDQLIEVMEHFSKFLQFKYHIKDHLIPFSTELSYTQHYLEIQKSRFRDRLRVEEDVRNTDQHVPPYLLQTLVENAFKHGLEKKTGEAVLIIRFRENDGFVTLEVIDNAVGLKESSEQNKDSKSGHGLDNIKRRLHLLFDERAEVRLEPIGSGGVRAIATWRTDSSGV; translated from the coding sequence ATGAAAGATCTGAAAAATCAAATATATAAGAACACATCACTGCGTAAAAGTGTTAAAGTGTATAGAAAGCAAATCAATAAAGTGGGTGGTAGCGGCTTGATTACTCTTAGCTTTTTCACAACGATGATTGTGTTTTCGATTATTGCTCCGATCGCTGCGGCAATTACGTTGTTTATGATCTTAGCTTTTGAACGAGAACTGGATTTCTTGAAGAGTCAGAACGTTCAAGTCCAGCTTGAAAAAGAACTGCAATATAGTGAATATATGCAGTTAAATCAGCAAATTCAACCCCATTTCTTGTTCAATACCATGAATTTACTCTTAGGGCTTGCAAGGTTAAGGCGAATCGATCAGCTGATTGAAGTGATGGAGCATTTCTCGAAGTTTCTTCAATTCAAATATCATATTAAGGATCATTTAATACCATTTTCTACCGAGTTGTCCTACACACAACATTACTTAGAAATTCAGAAATCACGGTTCAGAGATCGGCTCCGTGTTGAGGAGGATGTCCGTAATACAGATCAGCATGTCCCTCCTTATTTACTTCAAACGTTAGTGGAGAATGCGTTTAAGCACGGACTCGAAAAGAAAACAGGGGAAGCGGTTCTTATCATTCGTTTCCGGGAGAACGATGGATTCGTTACCTTAGAAGTCATCGATAACGCTGTTGGACTGAAAGAGTCGAGTGAACAAAATAAGGATTCCAAAAGTGGCCACGGGCTTGATAACATTAAGCGGAGACTCCACCTTTTGTTTGATGAGCGTGCTGAAGTCCGTCTTGAACCGATTGGTAGTGGAGGAGTTAGGGCCATTGCAACATGGCGGACTGATTCCTCAGGAGTTTAA
- a CDS encoding chromate transporter: protein MRKDRVGVKALHIFLAFFRVGILGYGGGPASIPLVHKEVVEKYKWMNDDEFSDVLALANTLPGPIATKMAGYIGYRVQGLFGVLNAVLATIVPTIILMIVLLTSLASLKDQPWVQGMTQAVVPVVGVMLGVLTWQFVKKSKDGLGWTPTILLALVTGVFMEVLNVHPGIIIAILLMAAFLKKDKTSSKSKQQEGVSS from the coding sequence ATGAGAAAGGACAGGGTCGGTGTGAAAGCATTACATATCTTTCTAGCTTTTTTCAGAGTTGGCATACTTGGTTATGGAGGAGGACCTGCCTCCATTCCATTAGTTCACAAAGAAGTGGTTGAGAAGTATAAGTGGATGAACGATGATGAGTTCTCTGATGTATTAGCTCTAGCGAACACGTTACCTGGGCCGATTGCGACGAAGATGGCTGGCTATATTGGATACCGGGTTCAGGGGTTATTTGGTGTGTTGAATGCAGTGTTGGCTACGATCGTGCCAACCATTATCCTCATGATTGTGTTATTGACCTCACTTGCATCTTTAAAAGATCAACCTTGGGTACAAGGAATGACTCAAGCGGTTGTGCCTGTCGTTGGTGTCATGCTAGGAGTATTAACATGGCAATTTGTGAAGAAATCCAAAGATGGATTAGGGTGGACACCGACAATCCTCCTGGCTCTTGTAACAGGAGTGTTCATGGAAGTCCTTAATGTTCATCCTGGCATTATTATTGCTATTTTACTTATGGCAGCTTTCCTAAAGAAAGACAAAACCTCTTCAAAATCTAAGCAACAGGAAGGGGTATCCTCATGA
- a CDS encoding response regulator transcription factor, which produces MNVLLVDDEPMMLEQLKMMIEPQCPLWNLYPAADGSQAMHLSEEKNFQLAFLDIEMPGRSGLELAEDLKKKFPNIEIVMITAHQDFEYAKQSIKVGVAEYLTKPLIESELREVVKRFANDVDFMEYSQLVISALHIVHEEYDEALNLPNVANKIHVNPSYLSRRFSDEVGQSFSEYVTNYRVDMAKTLLKANKDKSISDIAEQVGFNRLHYFSTTFKKKLGVSPKEYRERSD; this is translated from the coding sequence ATGAATGTCTTACTTGTGGATGATGAACCGATGATGTTGGAACAATTGAAAATGATGATTGAGCCGCAGTGTCCCTTGTGGAATTTGTATCCGGCAGCGGATGGCAGTCAAGCCATGCATCTTAGTGAAGAAAAGAATTTTCAACTGGCATTCCTAGATATTGAAATGCCAGGGAGGTCGGGGCTTGAGCTTGCGGAAGACCTTAAGAAAAAGTTTCCAAACATTGAGATTGTCATGATTACAGCTCATCAGGATTTTGAATATGCGAAGCAGTCCATAAAAGTAGGGGTGGCTGAGTACCTAACCAAACCCCTAATCGAAAGTGAATTACGTGAAGTTGTGAAGCGATTTGCAAACGATGTGGACTTTATGGAGTATTCACAACTTGTAATTAGCGCTTTACACATTGTTCATGAAGAATACGATGAAGCTTTGAACCTACCTAATGTGGCAAATAAAATTCACGTAAATCCATCCTACTTAAGTCGCCGATTTAGTGATGAAGTTGGACAATCTTTTTCTGAGTATGTAACGAACTATCGGGTAGACATGGCTAAGACTTTACTCAAGGCGAACAAAGATAAAAGTATCTCAGATATTGCTGAACAAGTAGGGTTTAATCGACTCCATTATTTCAGCACGACGTTTAAAAAGAAGCTAGGGGTATCTCCTAAAGAGTATCGAGAAAGGAGTGATTAA
- a CDS encoding NPCBM/NEW2 domain-containing protein produces the protein MKQKIILALSLSSSLTLAACSSDQAYGKLMSQADQAMANSEVDQAIEAYKEVLEMDSEDLAYGESRHIIVEDLLQDATQFQAEMEELQTSTDEVKERVNNVEFSPDHFPELSYAYDQLSEALYQVDNYPNTKMYKDLSDLKESFTEQMSSKVAKPLLKQTKEEIDLFAFDQARESVKELRAINSQFPGLVAEEKLEEYTTAIDSKVERFIEFPSRYTERNVVLFESEEMGKITFLGEGMKDGDLTAIYKFEGGSRYIAHNIDLESRWIFDNGDYVQRSGLDVIQYPDYVIGFQAITNDRGKDLHRYDYQMKLDADDGNDIYFTKEDEYTTAELGEDKGTNVTKALFKMESKYFNMNYQLSDDEKDIEVNEMKVKPNKVTIKGKVTPHKDVDINEGLYVFVPSTDESGSAYINEKYFSGISKEFSLEFPLEETLKEGTSYVQLHLFGTIANISLEDGKELSSGEQPLSEQITYRISDYYYMDRYDRFFTDVSGNVYSNAITAQTSDPDFGNDESPHFLYRLSQKYSEFSMTLGVDQTETGGAEAVSEVTILADGDVLKKMTLTSGQESVPVKLNVDHVNELEFKIDQEKGEEGYQRLILGDGTLTLQ, from the coding sequence ATGAAACAAAAAATAATTCTAGCCTTATCCCTTTCTTCATCTTTGACCCTCGCAGCGTGTTCATCTGATCAGGCTTACGGGAAGCTAATGAGTCAAGCAGATCAGGCGATGGCCAACTCTGAAGTTGATCAAGCAATCGAAGCCTATAAGGAAGTACTAGAGATGGATAGTGAGGATTTAGCATACGGGGAAAGTCGTCACATCATCGTTGAGGATCTCTTACAAGATGCAACACAATTTCAAGCAGAAATGGAAGAGCTGCAGACTTCAACAGATGAGGTCAAGGAGCGTGTGAATAATGTAGAGTTCTCGCCTGACCACTTCCCTGAACTTTCATACGCCTATGATCAATTATCAGAAGCTCTCTATCAGGTAGATAACTATCCTAATACAAAAATGTATAAAGACCTCTCTGACCTGAAAGAATCATTTACCGAACAAATGAGTTCAAAGGTTGCGAAGCCGCTCCTGAAACAGACGAAGGAAGAGATCGACTTATTTGCATTTGACCAAGCCCGGGAATCTGTGAAAGAACTACGCGCAATAAACAGCCAATTCCCAGGGTTAGTAGCGGAGGAGAAATTAGAGGAGTATACGACTGCTATCGATAGTAAAGTGGAGCGCTTCATCGAGTTTCCTTCCAGGTACACAGAACGCAATGTGGTTCTGTTTGAATCAGAAGAGATGGGGAAGATCACTTTCTTAGGTGAAGGGATGAAAGATGGCGATCTAACAGCTATCTATAAATTCGAAGGTGGAAGTCGGTATATTGCTCATAATATAGACCTTGAATCAAGGTGGATCTTTGATAATGGGGATTATGTCCAGCGATCTGGATTAGATGTCATTCAGTATCCGGATTATGTGATTGGCTTCCAGGCCATTACGAACGACAGAGGAAAGGACCTCCATCGCTATGATTATCAAATGAAGCTTGATGCAGATGATGGAAACGATATCTATTTCACCAAGGAAGATGAATATACAACAGCGGAGCTTGGTGAGGATAAAGGAACAAATGTCACTAAAGCCTTGTTTAAAATGGAATCCAAGTACTTTAACATGAACTATCAACTTAGTGACGATGAAAAAGATATTGAAGTAAACGAGATGAAAGTAAAACCAAACAAAGTTACGATCAAAGGGAAGGTCACCCCGCATAAGGATGTCGACATAAACGAAGGTTTATACGTTTTCGTGCCATCGACTGATGAATCGGGAAGCGCCTATATAAACGAGAAATATTTTAGTGGAATTTCAAAAGAATTCTCCCTAGAATTTCCCTTAGAGGAAACCCTTAAAGAAGGGACATCCTACGTCCAGTTGCATCTATTTGGTACAATCGCGAACATTAGTTTAGAAGATGGCAAGGAACTGTCATCTGGTGAACAACCTTTATCTGAACAAATCACGTATAGGATATCTGACTATTATTATATGGATCGATATGACCGTTTCTTTACAGATGTTTCTGGGAATGTCTATTCCAATGCCATTACAGCACAGACGTCTGATCCTGATTTCGGAAATGATGAATCGCCGCATTTCTTATATAGGTTGAGTCAGAAATATAGTGAATTTAGTATGACTCTAGGGGTTGACCAAACGGAGACAGGTGGAGCCGAAGCTGTGAGTGAGGTTACGATATTGGCTGATGGGGACGTGCTTAAGAAAATGACTTTGACGAGTGGTCAAGAGTCTGTTCCTGTGAAGCTAAATGTAGACCATGTAAATGAACTTGAATTCAAGATCGATCAGGAAAAAGGAGAAGAGGGGTACCAGCGACTTATATTAGGTGATGGGACCCTGACATTACAATAA
- a CDS encoding ABC transporter ATP-binding protein codes for MPGTETKQPLLDVRNLKQYFDIKGGVLGRTVNHVKAVDGIDFQIYEGETVSIVGESGCGKSTTGRAILRLDNPTSGEIEFNGQDLASLSKRQMRDVRKDLQVIFQDPFASLNPRQTVGRIVEEGMSILNSVPKKDRKKRTVELLEQVGLNADVVNRYPHEFSGGQRQRIGIARALAINPKLIVCDEAVSALDVSVQAQVLNLLKKLQREYNLTFLFISHDLGVVRHISDRIIVMYLGKIVEVGDKKSVFENPQHPYTKALLSAIPEPTRRKQKERVVLKGDVPSPISPPSGCRFHTRCPLAQESCKTKEPELRQAEDGHMYACDVV; via the coding sequence ATGCCGGGAACTGAGACAAAGCAACCCTTATTAGATGTTCGGAACCTAAAGCAATATTTTGATATTAAAGGGGGCGTCTTAGGTCGAACAGTTAATCATGTCAAAGCTGTCGATGGCATTGACTTTCAAATTTATGAGGGCGAAACGGTAAGTATTGTAGGCGAGTCTGGTTGCGGGAAGTCAACAACAGGTCGTGCCATCCTTCGTCTAGATAACCCTACATCAGGAGAAATTGAGTTTAATGGTCAAGACCTAGCAAGCTTAAGCAAAAGACAAATGCGCGATGTGCGAAAAGACTTACAGGTCATTTTCCAAGACCCTTTCGCTTCATTAAATCCAAGACAAACGGTTGGCCGGATTGTTGAAGAAGGGATGAGCATCTTAAATTCAGTCCCTAAGAAGGATCGAAAAAAGCGAACAGTAGAGCTGTTAGAACAAGTAGGATTAAATGCAGATGTCGTGAATCGTTACCCGCATGAATTCAGTGGAGGGCAGCGCCAACGTATTGGAATTGCACGGGCGCTTGCGATTAATCCAAAATTGATCGTTTGTGATGAAGCTGTTTCGGCTTTAGATGTGTCCGTTCAAGCACAAGTGTTAAATCTGTTGAAAAAGCTACAACGAGAGTATAACCTCACCTTTCTCTTTATCTCGCATGACCTGGGTGTGGTTCGTCACATTTCGGATCGAATCATTGTAATGTATCTTGGGAAAATCGTTGAGGTAGGGGATAAGAAGTCGGTGTTTGAGAATCCGCAGCATCCTTATACGAAGGCACTGCTTTCGGCAATTCCAGAACCAACTCGCAGGAAGCAAAAGGAGCGCGTCGTTCTAAAAGGCGATGTACCGTCGCCCATTTCACCACCTTCTGGCTGCCGATTCCATACTCGTTGCCCATTAGCACAAGAATCTTGCAAAACCAAAGAACCAGAGTTGCGCCAAGCAGAAGACGGGCATATGTATGCGTGTGATGTGGTGTAG